A DNA window from Eretmochelys imbricata isolate rEreImb1 chromosome 3, rEreImb1.hap1, whole genome shotgun sequence contains the following coding sequences:
- the PAQR8 gene encoding membrane progestin receptor beta yields the protein MMTAILERISTLSVSGQQLRRLPKLLEEGFPKMPCTVEESDVPQLFREPYIQTGYRPTGQEWRYYFFSLFQKHNEVVNVWTHLLAALAVLLRFKAFAEAEELSLDVSSLPLFIFVLSSLTYLTCSLLAHLLQSKSELSHYTFYFMDYVGVSVYQYGSALAHFYYSSDQDWYDKFWLFFLPAAAFCGWLSCAGCCYAKYRYRRPYPLMRKMCQVIPAGLAFVLDISPVAHRVVMCHLGGCEEQAAWYHTFQILFFLISAYFFSCPVPEKYFPGSCDIIGHAHQIFHMFLALCTLSQLEAIFLDYKIRQEIFLSRHGPLSIYLSCVSFFGLVACSSITAHFLQCRIKAGLAKRDS from the coding sequence ATGATGACGGCCATCCTCGAGCGTATCAGCACCTTGTCCGTCAGCGGGCAGCAGCTCCGCCGCCTCCCCAAACTCCTGGAGGAAGGCTTCCCCAAGATGCCCTGCACCGTCGAAGAATCCGATGTGCCCCAGCTCTTCCGGGAGCCATACATCCAGACGGGGTACCGCCCTACCGGCCAGGAGTGGCGCTATTACTTCTTCAGCCTGTTCCAGAAGCACAACGAGGTGGTCAACGTCTGGACTCACCTGCTGGCGGCCTTGGCTGTGTTGCTGAGGTTCAAGGCCTTTGCAGAAGCAGAGGAGCTGTCCTTGGACGTCTCATCCTTGCCTTTGTTCATCTTTGTGCTGTCCTCCCTCACCTACCTAACCTGCAGCCTCTTGGCCCACCTACTGCAATCCAAGTCGGAGCTGTCTCACTACACCTTCTACTTCATGGACTACGTCGGGGTCAGCGTCTACCAATACGGCAGCGCCCTGGCCCATTTCTACTACAGCTCGGACCAAGACTGGTACGACAAGTTCTGGCTCTTCTTCCTTCCCGCGGCTGCCTTCTGCGGCTGGCTCtcttgtgctggctgctgctacGCCAAGTACCGGTACCGACGACCCTATCCCCTCATGAGGAAGATGTGTCAGGTGATCCCAGCAGGGCTGGCGTTCGTCTTGGACATCAGCCCTGTTGCACACCGTGTGGTCATGTGCCACTTGGGGGGCTGCGAGGAGCAGGCTGCCTGGTATCACACCTTCCAGATACTGTTCTTTCTAATCAGTGCTTATTTCTTCTCCTGCCCGGTCCCCGAGAAGTATTTCCCGGGCTCCTGTGATATAATTGGCCACGCCCATCAGATCTTCCACATGTTCTTGGCCCTTTGCACGCTCTCGCAGTTGGAGGCCATCTTCCTGGATTACAAGATCAGGCAGGAGATTTTCCTGAGTAGGCATGGACCCCTCTCCATCTACCTGTCCTGTGTCTCTTTCTTCGGCCTGGTGGCCTGTAGCTCCATCACTGCTCACTTCCTGCAGTGCAGGATCAAAGCGGGGCTGGCTAAAAGAGATTCCTGA